TTTGCCTTCTGCGTCTGCTTTCAGCGCCTTGCCCAAAATAACATAATACTCGCCGTCTGCCGGCACATTGAATTCATAGGTGCGGGCAACACCGGCTGCAGCCTCAAGGTGTTCCGCGGCATTCTCAATCCGAATCATGTTGTTTGTGCCTGTTTTAACCGTATATTCGCCTTCGGCAAAAACTGTCAGCATGCCACAAACCGATAGCACCATTGCAAGGCTTAACAGCAATGCAATGACTTTTAATGTTCTCTTCATTTTTTACTCTCCCCTTTATTTTATAATTTGATATTCCCTCATCGTTATTATATCACTTAGGGAATTTTTGTCAAGTGTTCACATGAAATGATTTTATTTTTTGTTAGTTTTTCACAATATTATGATAATTTTCCCGTCAATTAGACAAATAAAAAAGCGGCGTGAAAACGTTCGTTTTCACGCCGCAGATTAAGCTTCTTCCTTTACATAGGGCTTTACACCGTCCGGCCTGGTAAAATCAATAATTTTTCTAGGACATTTGCTTGCGCAAATTCCGCAGTTCACGCAAAGGTCATAATCAATGCGGGCCACGTTATCCGTAACCTTAATTGCGTTCTTCGGGCAGCTCTTTTCACAAATGCGGCAGCCCAAACAGCCTGCCGAGCAGATGTTTTTCAGGCTCGCTCCCTTGTCGTGCGACTTACATTTTACAAACGTCCGCTGTTTTAACTCCACAAGCTCAATCACGTGCTGGGGACAGATGTCCACACACATGCCGCAGGCCGTGCATTTCGCCCTGTCTACCACCGCAACATTGTCCACCACATGAATGGCGTCGAACTGACACACATCTGCACAGCTGCCGTAGCCAATGCAGCCAAAGCTGCAGGCCTTGTCTCCCCCGCCGTAGCGGGATGCGGCAATGCAGTCTGTTATACCTTCATATTCGCAGTGCAAAACCGCGCTGTTGCAGTTTCCGCTGCACATAACCATGGCCACTTTCGGGTCCTCCGCCCCAGTGGAAACGCCTAAAATGGCGGCAATGCGGTCTTTGCTCTCTGCCTTCGTGCTGGGGCAGTCGCTTAAATTTGCTCTGCCTGCGCACAGCGCCTCGGCAAAGGCCCCGCAGCCGGCATAGCCGCAGCCGCCGCAGTTTGCGCCGGCCAAAAGGTCAGACACCTTTTCCACTCGTTCGTCTTTTTCCACTTTAAAGGCTTTTGCGGCCACACCCAGCAAAATGCCGAACGCCGCGCCCATAATGCCAAGTATTAAAATCGGTTGAATCATTGCTCCCAATATTAACCCCTCCCTTAAAAGCTCATGCCAGAAAATCCTAAAAATGCCATTGCAATCAGGCCTGCTGTGACAAGCGCAATGGGAAATCCTTGCAGAGGCTTTGGAATATCTGCCGTTTCTAACCGTTCGCGCACGCCTGCAAACAACACAATTGCAAGCATGAACGAAAGTCCCGCTGAAAAGCTGTAAACTAAGGTGTACACAAAGTCGTAGCCCTCCTGCACGTTTAAGAGCGCAACGCCCAAAACTGCGCAGTTGGTGGTGATTAAGGGAAGATAGATTCCCAATGCGCTGTAAAGCGCCGGTGAAAACCGCTGGATTGCCATTTCAACCACCTGCACCAGCACGGCGATTACTAAAATAAACGCCACGGTCTGCATATACTCAATTTGAAAATGCACCAACAACTTTTGAATGAAATAGGTTGCGGCAGAGGCCACTGTCATAACAAAGGTTACGGCAACACTCATGCCCACAGCGGTTCCAACCTTTTTTGAAACACCCAGAAACGGGCAAATGCCTAAAAACTTTACCAAAACATAGTTGTTTGCCAAAATTGTTGTAAGGGAAAGGAGCACCAGCTTTGTTAACAGTTCCATTTATTTGCCGCCCCCTTCTTTATTCTTGTTTGAAATGAGATGAATCACCGCTAAAATCACACCCAGCATAAGAAACGCCCCCGGCGGCAAAATCATAATGGTTGCCGGCTGAAATCCCTCGCCGAACAGATGGATTCCAAAAAATGTGCCGTTGCCCAAAATTTCGCGGAAGGAGCTTAAAATGACCAGCGCCAGCGTAAAGCCTAAGCCCATTCCAATTCCGTCCAAAGCGGATTTACCCACGCTGTTTTTCGAGGCAAATGCTTCGGCCCGGCCCAAAATGATGCAGTTTACCACAATGAGTGGAATGAAAATGCCCAATGATTTTGAAATTGCCGGTGCAAACGCATTCAGCGCCATTTCCACCGCCGTTACGCAGCCGGCAATGACGATAATGTATGCCGCAATGCGGACTTTGTTGGGAATGAAGTTTCGCAGCAAAGATATGATGATGTTAGATGCAACCAAAACCACCGTGGTGGAAAGGCCCATGCCAATGCCGTTGATTACGCTGGTGGTAACGGCCAGGGTGGCGCACATTCCTAAAAACTGGACAAAAATTGGGTTTTCTTTTAAAAGCCCTTTGGTCAGCTCTTTTATGTTGCCCATGTCACACACCCCCGTTCAATTTTCTCACAGCATCAACCGCCGCGTTCACACCGTTTTTCACCGCGTTGCTGGTAATGGTTGCGCCGGAAATCGCCACAATTTCGTTATTCTTTGGCGTACCGTTTTTAATAACAGACAGCGGTTCGTCGGTTTTTTTACCTGTAAACTGAGAAGAAAATCCGCTTTCCGCCGCTTTTGCGCCCAGGCCTGCCGTTTCAGAATGGGAGACCACTTTCATGCCGGAAACGGTGCCATCGTTTAAAATGCCCACCATAATGTCCAGCTCGCCGCCGTATCCGGAAGGGGTGACGTTTACGCACCAGCCAACCGGGCTGCCGCCGGAATCTTTTCCCGCGAAAACAGCTTTTACCAGCCCTGTGTCATCTGTGAATTCCGTTTCGTTAAATTCCGCGGCTGCGGGCAATACCTCCTGCTTTGCCGCGTTTTGTTCTTTTATGGTGTTTTCTTTTATTTTGTCCTTTGTAACTGAATTTGTAAATGCCAGCAGCAGTGCCACCACTAAGGAGATAACCAAAAGCACCGCCGAAAGGACAACGGGATTTTCGTTTTTCTGCATGCCTCACCGTCTCCTTTCCGTTCGTGCGCCGTATGTTTTTGGCTGCGTCCACCTGTCAATCAGCGGGGTTGCCACGTTCATTAAAAGAATTGAATAACTCACACCCTCGGGATAGCCGCCGAACCGCCGGATTACAAAGGTCAAAATTCCACAGCCCAGCCCCATAATGAGCTGCCCGTTTTTTGTTATCGGGGAGGTTACATAGTCTGTCGCCATGAAAATTGCGCCCAGCATTAAACCGCCGCCCAAAATGTTGTATAGCATGCTGTTGATATTAGATAGGCCCTGGCTGGGGAACACAAAGGTTAAAACCGCCACGGTTAAAATATATGTAACAGGAATTCTAAGACTGATAACATTCCGAAACACCAGATATGCCCCGCCCAAAAGCAGTGCAATGGCTGAGGTTTCGCCGATACAGCCGCCGATATTTCCGATAAACAAATCGGAAACCGGGGGCAGCGTGCCTGCCGCCGGGCTTTTTAAAATTGCCAGCGGGGTTGCCGAACTCACCACGTCGGCAACATTGAACCCTGTGGAAAACGGCGCGGCCCATTTTGTCATCAGCACCGGCCAGGAGGCCAAAAGAAACGCACGTCCTGCTAAGGCAGGGTTAATAAAGTTGTTGCCCACGCCGCCAAAAAACTGTTTTGCAATGATAATTGCCACAAATGCGCCAATGAGCGGAATCCACCAGGGAACAGCAACCGGCAGGTTAAACGCCAAAAGCATTCCCGTTACCACCGCAGTTCCGTCAGAAATGGTAACTTCCTTTTTTGTAATTTTCTGCCACAAAAACTCAAAGCCCACGCAGAAAATGACTGACAGCGCCGTTATAAAAGCAGCACGGACGCCGAAGTAAATGACAGAACAGACCAGCGCAGGAAGGAGCGCAATGCAAACATCACGCATGATGGAGGCCGTTGTTACGTTGGAACGGATATGCGGCGACGATGACACCGTTTTAAAGTGATCCATTTTTTTCTGCCTCCTTTGCCTTTTCTTTTGCCCTGCGGGCGGTTATTCTCTGCTTTCCCATTCGGATCGACTGTACCAGATACCGTTTTGACGGACAGACATAGGTGCAGCTTCCGCATTCCATGCAGTTCATAATATTATATTGAATTAAAGCATCTAAATCGTTTTTCCGGCTGTATAAGTCCAGCGTGGTGGGCATGAGCCGCATAGGACAGGCCGCAACGCACCTACCGCAGCGAATGCACGCGCTCTCCTTGTCTATGTGTGCCTGGCGCTCTGAGAACACCAACAGGCCGGAGGTACCTTTCACCACAGGAACGTCCAGCGATGCGCTGGCAATGCCCATCATGGGGCCGCCCATAATAATTTTGTGCGGGTCTTTTATAAATCCGCCTGCCGCGTCTGTCAGCCTGCGGAACGGTGTTCCGATTCTTGCATAAATGTTAGACGGGGTTTTCACCGCATCTCCCGCCACCGTAACAATCCGCCTGTGCAGGGCAATCCCCTGGCTTAACGCGCGGTAGATTTCCGCCACCGTTCCGATGTTGATGACAATACAGCCCACATCCATAGGCAGAGCGCCCATGGGAACTTCTTTTCCGGTGACGGCGTTGATAATTTGCTTTTCTGAGCCCTGGGGATATTTTTGTTTCAGCTCTAACACGTTTACACCAGGCGTTGCGCCTGCCTTTTCGCGCATCTTTGCAATGGCGTCTTTTGCATTGTCCTCAATTCCGATAAAACACTCGTTTAAATCAAGCAGGCGCATAAGGTATTTTAAACCGCCCATTACGTCGTCCGGCATTTCCAGCATAACACGCCTGTCCGACGTTAAATAGGGTTCGCACTCCGCCCCGTTTACAATGAGATGTGTAATTTTTTTATCCGGCGGAGGGGATAGCTTCACATGGGTGGGAAATCCTGCGCCGCCCATGCCCACAATGCCCGCCTCGCGAATTATGCGCCGCATTTCTTCCGGCGACATATTGTCGGGGTTTTTGTTCGTTAACGGCTCCGCCGGGGTATCCTGCCCGTCGTTTTCAATCACAATTGTGGGCACCTTGGTGTTGGTGTGGTTTAAGTAAAGGCCAATGTCCTTCACGCGGCCGGAAACCGACGCGTGGAGCGGCGCAGACATGTAGCTTTTCGTGTCTGCTATCTTCTGCATTCTCAAAACCGTGTCCCCCACCTTAACGGTTGGCGTCAGGGGCGCGCCAATGTGCTGCCCCAGCGGGAAATATAAAAGTTCGGGCGGCTTAAGCTCCATCAGCGGCATTCTTTCTGTTCCAGACTTGTTGCCAGCCGGATGGATTCCGCCCGAAAAGGTTAATTGCTTCATTCCGTTACTTCCTTTCCGCAGCTTTCATGTATCATTGCTAAATTCCTTTTTCATCATACCATAATCCTATGCAAAAATCAAATAAAAAAGCCAAACTTTTTCACTTTTTCTGTTTCTTTATTTTGAAACAAAAATTGTTAAAAATTCGACAAGTTATAAAAAAAGCGGGGATTCTGCTCCCCGCTTTTCCTTAAAGCTTTGTAAGCCGTTTATTCATAATCCGCATGGCGTTTAAAATGGCGATTACCGCCACGCCCACATCTGCAAATACCGCTGCCCACATGTTGGCAAATCCAAAAGCGCTTAAAATTAATACCGCAAATTTTACGCCGATTGCCAGTACCACATTTTGTTTTACAATTGCCACCGTTTTGCCCGCAAGCTTTATGGCGGCGGGAATTTTCATTAAATTATCGTCGGTTAAAACAATGTCTGAGGCTTCTATGGCGGCGTCTGACCCCAGTGCCCCCATGGAGATGGCAACATCTGCCATGGCCAGCACCGGCGCGTCGTTAATGCCGTCGCCTACAAAAATCACCTTGCCGTTTGTTTCCGATATTATTTTGCTCATCAAGGCAACTTTATCCTGGGGTAATAGCTCAGCATGATATTCTGAAATGCCAATTTCTTCTGCTGCGGCTTTTGCGGCGTTTTCCCGGTCGCCGGTAAGCATTACCGTTTTGTGAATTCCTAAGTCGTTTAACCGCTGAATCAGTTCTTTTGCGTTGTCCTTCACTTTGTCTGCAACCGCAATGCTGCCTAAGAACTGCCCGTCTTGAGCAACGTAAATTACCGTTCCCACAGCGCTGCTTTCTTTATATTCAATTTTATATTCTTCCATTAACTTTTTGTTTCCGGCTAAAACCTGTTTGCCGTTGATTTTAGCCGAAACGCCCCTGCCCGCCAGTTCTGCCACGTCCTCTGCCTGCAAAAGTTCACCTGCATAGGCCTCTTTCACAGCGGCAGACACCGGGTGGTTTGAAAAGCTTTCGGCAGATGCCGCAATTTTTAACAACGCCTCCTTTTGGGTGACCTCAGGGTTCACTTCGGTGACAAAAAAACCGCCGGACGTAAGGGTACCGGTTTTGTCAAACACAATGGCACGGCATTTTTTTAATGCTTCCAGATAGTTTGAGCCCTTAATTAATATCCCCATGGAGGATGCACGGCCCAGTCCGCCGAAAAAGGACAGCGGCACAGAGATAACCAGTGCGCAGGGACAAGATACCACCAAAAAGGTGAGCGCGCGCGCAAGCCACATGGTGAAGCCGCCGCCAAGTACCGGCGGCACAATTGCTAAAAGCACGGCGCAGGCCACAACCACAGGGGTATAGATAACTGCAAACCGGTGAATGAAGCTTTCATATTGGCTCTTCCGTTCACTGGTTGCTTCCACCAGCTCTAAAATCTTGGAAACCGCCGAGTTTTGAAACTCACACAGGGCGCGGGCCTTTAAAACGCCGTTTAAGTTTACACTGCCGCTGATGAGTTTGTCGCCCTCCCCAGCCGGGGCCAGGGCCGTTTCGCCTGTAATGGCCCTGGTGTCGATGTCAGATTGGCCCTCAATCACACAGCAATCCACAGGGATTTTTTCGCCCGGCTTTATTAAAATCATATCTCCGACCAAAACCTCCGACGGGTCAACACTGACAAATTCGCCCTCCCGCAGCACATTTGCATGCTCAGGGCAAATGTCCATTAAATCGGAAATAGACTTGCGGCTTTTGGAAACTGCAAGGCTTTGAAAAAGCTCTCCCACCTGGTAGAACATGATAACCGCGGCGCCCTCAGAAAATTCGCCGATGCAGAACGCGCCAATGGTTGCAATGGACATTAAAAAGTTTTCGTCAAGCATATTGCCGCGGGCAATGTTCTTTGCCGCCCGCAGCACAACCTCGCCGCCGCAAACGAAAAAGGCCAGCGCAGTGAGCGCAAATTTAACCGGTACGTTTTGAACGAACAGCGAGGGAATGAACAGTGCTAATGCTATAATTATTTTGCCCAATAGACGTTTTTGTTTTTTCGTCATGCGCTGCAACCTCTCCTTTCCATTTAAACGCCCTTGATGGTGCAGTCGGGCTCAATTTTAGAAACCGCTTTCGCCGCTTTTTTCATAATGACAGAAAACGCTTCCTCGGGCGCCTCCACCGTTATGTTAGACTTTAAAAAATTGACTGTGGCTTTTTCCACCCCGTCAATTTTAGACACAGCGTCTTCAATTTTTGCCGCGCAGTGCGCGCAGTCTAAATCCTCTAAAAGAAATGTTTTTTTCACAATTACCACCCTTTCACTTTTTTTATTCTTCAATATGCTCCATACCCATTCCAATAATGGTTCTCACGTGGTCGTCGGCCAGGGAATAAAACACCGTTTTGCCGTCCCGCCGATATTTCACCAGGCTGGAGGTTTTCAGCACCCGAAGCTGGTGCGAAATGGCCGACATGCTCATGTTTAAAAGCTGTGCTATGTCGAACACGCACATTTCCGACTCGAACAGCACATATAATATTTTAATTCTGGTGGTGTCGCCAAAAACCTTGTAAAGCTCCGCCAAATCGTAGAGCAGCTCCTCCTCCGGCATGTTGTTTTTCACCTTTTCCACCGTGTCGTTGTGCGCGTGCATAAAGTCTTGATTTTCCAGTTCCTTTTCATTTTCCATTTTTATCACCTCAACACTTGCTCATTTGTTCAATTGTTATTATATATGATATTCTATGATTTGTCAAGTATTTTATTTACTTTTTTTAGAATTTGTGATATATTTTTTTTAAATTATTCAAGAGGAGCGGTGAGAAATGGAATTTTCAAACTTAAATAACAACGAATTTTGGAAAAAGGTGCGGGAGTGTGACGACTATCAGTTTTTGCGGGAGGAACTGACTGCGTTATATAAAAAAAACTGCACCGGCGAGCTTTCGCTTTTAACCTATTCAGACTACTGCATTTTTTTTGAAACGGGCAGCAGAAAAGAGTATGAAGAAGGGTATTTCCTGCGCCGCAGACGGCTGGACATTTTGGCGGTGCTGTGCAAAATCTATCCTGACAATGAACCATATTTTAAACAGTTAGAAAACACCATTTGGGCGGTTTTGGACGAATATTCCTGGGCACTGCCTGCCCACGTTCCAGACAGAAACAGCTATGTGCCGGAGTTTATTGACCTGTTCGCAGCGGAAACGGGTTATTGCCTAAGTGAAATGAAATCCATGTTCTCCGGCCGGCTTTCTCCGCTAATGGTTAGCCGCATTACCTTTGAGCTTGACCGGCGGATTATAAAGTCCTTTTATGCCGGCCGGTATTGGTGGGAGTCGTTTCCAAACAACTGGGCGGCGGTGTGCGCCGGCAGCGTAGGCATTACGTTCCTGTATGAGCGGCCGGAGCTTTTTTACGCGGTTAAGCCGCGGATTGACGGGGCCATGAAGACGTTTCTTTCCAGCTACAAGTCCGACGGGGTGTGCCGCGAAGGGCTTGGTTACTGGAACTATGGGTTTGGATATTTCTGCTACTATGCCGCCCACCTGCGGACATTTTCTGACGGAACAGATAATTTGCTTGCGCTTCCGCAGGTAAAAACCATTGCAAAATTTCAGCAACAGATGTTTTTAAAGGGCAGCGTGACGGTAAGCTTTGCAGACGGCTCGGATAACAGCAGCTATATTCTGGGGCTGACACACTTTTTAAAAGCGGAATTCGGCGACGATTTTATCATTCCGAAAAAAGTAAATCACAGCATTTTAGACACCTGCGGCAGATGGGGAGCGTTTTCTTTTTCGTTCCTGTTTTACAACAAAAAATTGATTTCAGGCGAAAGCGCAGGGTCGTGTTTATTTGCCGACTCTGCCTGGTTCACAATGCGAAACAAAACTTATGCCTTTGCCGCAAAAGGCGGCACCAACGACGAGCCCCACAACCACAACGACCTGGGCAGCTTTATTCTTGCAGACGAAAGCGGCCAGCTTGTTTGCGACTTGGGCTGCGGGGAATATACCCGGCAATATTTTGAGCCCGATACCCGGTATTCCATTTTGTGCAACTCTTCACTGGGTCACGGCGTTCCCATTATAGGCGGCGAAGCCCAGCGGGAAGGCGCAGAATTTTTCGCCGCGCTTTGCAAAACGGAAAATGGAATTTGCATTGATTTGACACACGCCTATCAAACAGACGCAATCAAACACATAAAACGACGCTTTGGTTTTTCAGAAAACGCGGTTACGCTGAACGACGAATTTTCGTTTTACCGCCCTGTTCCCGTTACGGAACGGTTTGTTTCGAGGATCAAGCCGGAAATAACGGAAAACACGGTTCAAATCGGGAATTTGCGAATCACTGCTGAAACCGGCACGCCAACAGTTACAACACAGCGGCATCTTGAGCACGGAGGCGGCGGCAGTGCTACGGTTTATCTCATCGACTTCGTACTTCCTCCGCAAACCGGCTTTATGTTTCAGGCAGAATTTGCGTTTTCATATTGACAACCAAAGGGTTATCTTGTATAATGAAACTATCAAAAACAGAAATGGGTGAAACAATGCAGAACTAATCTAATTTTTCTATGTGACAAGGGCTTTGCAAAAGGGCAAAGCTTATGTTTGTTGCCGAAAGATTGGATTATGCCTGCGCCTTGCCCAAAAGGGGCTTTTTATCTGTGCATTTATCTGCTTTCGGCAATGCCGAAAGCAGATTTTTTGTTAAAGGAGGATTGACAATGCTGCAGATAAAAAATCTTACCATTACCCATAAAAAAGACCTGCGGGAGATCGTAAACGGATTTGCGTTTACCTTAAACCAGGGGGATAAAGCTGTAATTATCGGTGAGGAGGGAAACGGGAAATCAACGCTGTTAAAGCTGATTTACGACGAACGTCTGGTATCCGATTATGCAGAATTTTCGGGAGAAATTATCAAAAATAATCTGGTGCTGGGCTATCTGGCCCAGGAACTGGAGACAGAGGAAAGCAGGAAAACGGTGTATGAATATCTGTGCTCCCTGCCGGCGTTTTTTGACCAAACGCCTAAGGAATTAGCAGACATCGCCTTTTTGCTGGGCTTAAAGCCTGCGTTCTTCTATTCAGACCAGAAAATTAACACCCTTTCCGGCGGTGAAACGGTAAAGCTTCAGCTGGCGAAAATTCTTATTTTAAAGCCGGACGTTTTACTGCTGGACGAACCCTCCAACGACATTGACATGGATACGCTGGCATGGCTGGAGCAGTTCATTTTAGAAAGCAAAATCCCGGTTCTGTTTGTGTCGCACGACGAAACGCTCATTGAGAGGACGGCAAACGCAGTCATTCATATTGAGCAAATCCGGAGGAAAACCGTGTCTCGCTGGACTGTTGCAAAAACGTCCTACGCACAGTATATTGAGGAGCGAACGGCAAAGTTTTCTCATCAGGAGCAGGTGGCAAAAAAAGAACAAAGCGACTATGAAAAACAGCAGGAGCGGTTTTTAAAAATCCAGTCTAAGGTGGAGCATCAGCAAAACGCAATATCCCGCGGCGACCCCCACGGCGGCAGGCTTTTAAAAAAGAAAATGAAAGCGGTAAAATCGTTGGAACACCGCTTTTCAAAGGAGTATGAAAACAGAACAAAGCTTCCTGAGTCGGAGGAGGCAATTATGGCAAGCTTCAGCGAGCAGGCCTTTGTGCCGGGCGGAAAAACCGTTTTAGATTTTTCGTTAAACGAGCTGACGGCGGAAAAAGCAGTGCTTGCAAAAAATATTCGTCTGTTTGTTTCAGGAAACGAAAAGATTTGTATTACCGGAAAAAACGGCGCGGGAAAAACTACGCTGCTGAAAATAATAGCAGGTGAGCTTTTAGAACGCACCGACATTCAGGCCGCCTATATGCCCCAAAACTATGACGAGTTGCTTTGCGGCTCCCTCACTCCCGTTGCATTTTTGTGCAAAACCGGGGACAAAAACGAAATCACAAAGGTGCGGACGTTTCTTGGCAGTGTGAAGTTCACGGCAGACGAAATGAGCCACGCCACATCTGAGCTTTCCGGCGGGCAAAAGGCAAAGCTTTATTTTCTGAAAATGATTTTAGACGAAAATAACGTTTTAATTTTAGACGAGCCCACACGAAACTTTTCTCCCCTGTCAAACCCCGTCATTCGGGATATTTTAAAAGCCTTCCGCGGGGCAATTATCAGCGTCTCCCACGACAGAAAGTTTATCCGCGAGGTTTGCACCTCGGTATATGAACTGACGAAAGATGGGTTGGTAAAAAAATAAAAAAAGTCCCGCGCCAATCAAAATGAGGCGCGGGACTTTACAATTATCGCTTGATCTCACCATAGAACAAATGAAACAGGCAAACCTTTGTGCCGCTTGCCGCGTCGTTCCCCTTTTCACCAAGGACTTTTACCGTAACGGTATGTTCTGTGTTTTCGAGAGTGAAAGAAGCGCAGCCAAACCTGCAGTGGTTATAATGAATGTTTGCATAATAGCAGTGGTCTTGATGGAACAGTTCTCCGTCCACATAGACCTCATATTTACCGCCGTCATCGTTTAAACCGCTTTCTAAGCCAAAGAAGTTCCCTGTAAAAGTGAACTCTGCCATATCCCCCGCCTGGCCGGACAGAATGCAGGGACGGTTAAAGTTGCCGGTTGCCGTGCTCCATGTGCCGGTAAGGTGCGCATCTTTTGCGGCAACAGCATTAATTTTGGTTTCACCGCTGGCCGCCACCAATTTGTTTTCCGTAACATGGGGCTTTTTATAATACATTCCGGACTCCATGCACGAAATGATTTTATTTGCATAAACC
This portion of the Congzhengia minquanensis genome encodes:
- a CDS encoding metalloregulator ArsR/SmtB family transcription factor translates to MENEKELENQDFMHAHNDTVEKVKNNMPEEELLYDLAELYKVFGDTTRIKILYVLFESEMCVFDIAQLLNMSMSAISHQLRVLKTSSLVKYRRDGKTVFYSLADDHVRTIIGMGMEHIEE
- a CDS encoding RnfABCDGE type electron transport complex subunit D; translated protein: MDHFKTVSSSPHIRSNVTTASIMRDVCIALLPALVCSVIYFGVRAAFITALSVIFCVGFEFLWQKITKKEVTISDGTAVVTGMLLAFNLPVAVPWWIPLIGAFVAIIIAKQFFGGVGNNFINPALAGRAFLLASWPVLMTKWAAPFSTGFNVADVVSSATPLAILKSPAAGTLPPVSDLFIGNIGGCIGETSAIALLLGGAYLVFRNVISLRIPVTYILTVAVLTFVFPSQGLSNINSMLYNILGGGLMLGAIFMATDYVTSPITKNGQLIMGLGCGILTFVIRRFGGYPEGVSYSILLMNVATPLIDRWTQPKTYGARTERRR
- a CDS encoding heparinase II/III family protein codes for the protein MEFSNLNNNEFWKKVRECDDYQFLREELTALYKKNCTGELSLLTYSDYCIFFETGSRKEYEEGYFLRRRRLDILAVLCKIYPDNEPYFKQLENTIWAVLDEYSWALPAHVPDRNSYVPEFIDLFAAETGYCLSEMKSMFSGRLSPLMVSRITFELDRRIIKSFYAGRYWWESFPNNWAAVCAGSVGITFLYERPELFYAVKPRIDGAMKTFLSSYKSDGVCREGLGYWNYGFGYFCYYAAHLRTFSDGTDNLLALPQVKTIAKFQQQMFLKGSVTVSFADGSDNSSYILGLTHFLKAEFGDDFIIPKKVNHSILDTCGRWGAFSFSFLFYNKKLISGESAGSCLFADSAWFTMRNKTYAFAAKGGTNDEPHNHNDLGSFILADESGQLVCDLGCGEYTRQYFEPDTRYSILCNSSLGHGVPIIGGEAQREGAEFFAALCKTENGICIDLTHAYQTDAIKHIKRRFGFSENAVTLNDEFSFYRPVPVTERFVSRIKPEITENTVQIGNLRITAETGTPTVTTQRHLEHGGGGSATVYLIDFVLPPQTGFMFQAEFAFSY
- the rsxC gene encoding electron transport complex subunit RsxC, whose product is MKQLTFSGGIHPAGNKSGTERMPLMELKPPELLYFPLGQHIGAPLTPTVKVGDTVLRMQKIADTKSYMSAPLHASVSGRVKDIGLYLNHTNTKVPTIVIENDGQDTPAEPLTNKNPDNMSPEEMRRIIREAGIVGMGGAGFPTHVKLSPPPDKKITHLIVNGAECEPYLTSDRRVMLEMPDDVMGGLKYLMRLLDLNECFIGIEDNAKDAIAKMREKAGATPGVNVLELKQKYPQGSEKQIINAVTGKEVPMGALPMDVGCIVINIGTVAEIYRALSQGIALHRRIVTVAGDAVKTPSNIYARIGTPFRRLTDAAGGFIKDPHKIIMGGPMMGIASASLDVPVVKGTSGLLVFSERQAHIDKESACIRCGRCVAACPMRLMPTTLDLYSRKNDLDALIQYNIMNCMECGSCTYVCPSKRYLVQSIRMGKQRITARRAKEKAKEAEKNGSL
- the rsxA gene encoding electron transport complex subunit RsxA, whose amino-acid sequence is MELLTKLVLLSLTTILANNYVLVKFLGICPFLGVSKKVGTAVGMSVAVTFVMTVASAATYFIQKLLVHFQIEYMQTVAFILVIAVLVQVVEMAIQRFSPALYSALGIYLPLITTNCAVLGVALLNVQEGYDFVYTLVYSFSAGLSFMLAIVLFAGVRERLETADIPKPLQGFPIALVTAGLIAMAFLGFSGMSF
- a CDS encoding cation transporter; the encoded protein is MKKTFLLEDLDCAHCAAKIEDAVSKIDGVEKATVNFLKSNITVEAPEEAFSVIMKKAAKAVSKIEPDCTIKGV
- a CDS encoding RnfABCDGE type electron transport complex subunit B, whose translation is MIQPILILGIMGAAFGILLGVAAKAFKVEKDERVEKVSDLLAGANCGGCGYAGCGAFAEALCAGRANLSDCPSTKAESKDRIAAILGVSTGAEDPKVAMVMCSGNCNSAVLHCEYEGITDCIAASRYGGGDKACSFGCIGYGSCADVCQFDAIHVVDNVAVVDRAKCTACGMCVDICPQHVIELVELKQRTFVKCKSHDKGASLKNICSAGCLGCRICEKSCPKNAIKVTDNVARIDYDLCVNCGICASKCPRKIIDFTRPDGVKPYVKEEA
- a CDS encoding RnfABCDGE type electron transport complex subunit G is translated as MQKNENPVVLSAVLLVISLVVALLLAFTNSVTKDKIKENTIKEQNAAKQEVLPAAAEFNETEFTDDTGLVKAVFAGKDSGGSPVGWCVNVTPSGYGGELDIMVGILNDGTVSGMKVVSHSETAGLGAKAAESGFSSQFTGKKTDEPLSVIKNGTPKNNEIVAISGATITSNAVKNGVNAAVDAVRKLNGGV
- the rsxE gene encoding electron transport complex subunit RsxE, which codes for MGNIKELTKGLLKENPIFVQFLGMCATLAVTTSVINGIGMGLSTTVVLVASNIIISLLRNFIPNKVRIAAYIIVIAGCVTAVEMALNAFAPAISKSLGIFIPLIVVNCIILGRAEAFASKNSVGKSALDGIGMGLGFTLALVILSSFREILGNGTFFGIHLFGEGFQPATIMILPPGAFLMLGVILAVIHLISNKNKEGGGK
- a CDS encoding heavy metal translocating P-type ATPase — translated: MTKKQKRLLGKIIIALALFIPSLFVQNVPVKFALTALAFFVCGGEVVLRAAKNIARGNMLDENFLMSIATIGAFCIGEFSEGAAVIMFYQVGELFQSLAVSKSRKSISDLMDICPEHANVLREGEFVSVDPSEVLVGDMILIKPGEKIPVDCCVIEGQSDIDTRAITGETALAPAGEGDKLISGSVNLNGVLKARALCEFQNSAVSKILELVEATSERKSQYESFIHRFAVIYTPVVVACAVLLAIVPPVLGGGFTMWLARALTFLVVSCPCALVISVPLSFFGGLGRASSMGILIKGSNYLEALKKCRAIVFDKTGTLTSGGFFVTEVNPEVTQKEALLKIAASAESFSNHPVSAAVKEAYAGELLQAEDVAELAGRGVSAKINGKQVLAGNKKLMEEYKIEYKESSAVGTVIYVAQDGQFLGSIAVADKVKDNAKELIQRLNDLGIHKTVMLTGDRENAAKAAAEEIGISEYHAELLPQDKVALMSKIISETNGKVIFVGDGINDAPVLAMADVAISMGALGSDAAIEASDIVLTDDNLMKIPAAIKLAGKTVAIVKQNVVLAIGVKFAVLILSAFGFANMWAAVFADVGVAVIAILNAMRIMNKRLTKL